From Pectinophora gossypiella chromosome 18, ilPecGoss1.1, whole genome shotgun sequence, one genomic window encodes:
- the LOC126374983 gene encoding uncharacterized protein LOC126374983, whose protein sequence is MCAIKILIACLVVSASAANNGVRNKDLIGFPEVEENVNVQNKENRTPVYLPATCPLNELYYPGDQKDDWICDCRPAFVYHPPTDQCWPAFQRGPCPQNEYLVLPSNSAVPVCVKNPCVIDGYVTYNNNCERIGSTKPCEHMLPNVAAVGVNATTLVVSCVRLNFESRLLDLPKIPDLICPPGCRRSVSGKCVPISF, encoded by the exons ATGTGTGCGATCAAGATTTTAATAGCATGTTTAGTGGTCAGCGCATCGGCGGCAAATAATGGCGTACGCAATAAGGACTTGATTGGATTCCCAGAGGTTGAGGAAAACGTAAACGTGCAGAATAAAGAG AATCGCACACCGGTCTACCTCCCAGCGACATGTCCGTTAAACGAGCTCTACTATCCGGGAGACCAGAAAGATGACTGGATCTGTGACTGCCGGCCAG CCTTCGTGTACCACCCACCAACTGACCAGTGTTGGCCGGCGTTCCAACGCGGCCCATGCCCCCAGAACGAGTACCTCGTGCTGCCGAGTAACTCGGCAGTCCCCGTCTGCGTCAAGAACCCTTGCGTCATCGACGGCTACGTCACTTATAACAATAACTGTGAAAGGATCGGCAGCACTAAGCCCTGCGAGCACATGTTACCTAACGTGGCGGCTGTAGGAGTCAACGCCACGACGCTAGTGGTCAGCTGTGTCAGGCTCAACTTCGAGAGCAGACTCCTCGATCTGCCAAAAATCCCCGATCTAATCTGCCCTCCTGGTTGCAGGAGGAGTGTCAGCGGAAAATGTGTTCCTATCAGTTTTTAA